In the Plectropomus leopardus isolate mb chromosome 5, YSFRI_Pleo_2.0, whole genome shotgun sequence genome, one interval contains:
- the rcbtb2 gene encoding RCC1 and BTB domain-containing protein 2, giving the protein MLDVGKWPVFALLPPEELRLIRQACVFGSAANEALYVTVNDEVFALGTNCSGCLGLGDLQSTIEPRRIDVLCGKKIVSLSYGTGPHVVIATADGEVFAWGHNGYSQLGNGTTNHGLTPALVSTNLLSKRVTEVACGSHHTIALTTDGEVYAWGYNNSGQVGSGSTANQPTPRRVSSCLQNKVVVNIACGQLCSMAVLDNGEIYGWGYNCNGQLGLGNNGNQQTPCRIAALQGVNITQVACGYAHTLALTDEGMVYAWGANSYGQLGTGNKSNQALPTQINTDKERMVEVAACHTSHTSAAKTQSGQVLMWGQCRGQAVASPHLTHFSSTDDVFACFATPAVTWHLLSVDGDDYLTVAQSLKKEFDSPEISDLKFLVDGKCIHVHKALLKIRCEHFRALLNETDEDAIEIHQFSYLVYRAFLEYLYTDTINLPPEDAIGLLDLATYYRETRLKRLCQETIKRGISEENAITLLSAAVKYEARDLEEFCFKFCVNHLTAVTQTQAFADMDHDLLKNFISKASRYGAFKN; this is encoded by the exons ATGCTGGACGTGGGGAAGTGGCCAGTTTTTGCACTCCTTCCACCTGAGGAACTACGGCTTATTCGGCAGGCTTGTGTCTTTGGCAGTGCTGCAAATGAAGCCCTCTATGTCACAGTTAATGACGAG GTCTTTGCTCTGGGCACCAATTGCAGCGGCTGTTTAGGGCTTGGAGACCTTCAAAGCACTATTGAGCCACGCCGGATTGATGTCTTGTGTGGAAAGAAGATTGTGTCCCTAAGCTATGGAACAGGACCACATGTGGTTATCGCTACTGCAG ATGGAGAGGTCTTTGCGTGGGGCCACAATGGTTACAGCCAGCTGGGAAATGGGACCACCAACCATGGACTGACCCCTGCCCTGGTCTCCACCAACCTCCTCAGCAAGAGGGTGACAGAGGTGGCCTGCGGCTCCCACCACACAATTGCCCTTACAACTGATGGGGAG GTGTATGCGTGGGGTTACAACAACTCAGGCCAAGTCGGTTCAGGGTCAACTGCCAACCAGCCGACACCACGGCGGGTTAGCAGCTGCCTGCAGAACAAAGTGGTGGTTAACATAGCCTGTGGTCAGCTCTGCTCTATGGCTGTACTGGACAATGGAGAG ATCTATGGTTGGGGCTACAATTGCAATGGACAGCTAGGTTTGGGCAACAATGGAAATCAGCAGACTCCATGCAGGATCGCTGCTCTCCAAGGTGTCAACATCACCCAG GTCGCCTGTGGATATGCACATACATTGGCGCTTACAGATGAGGGAATGGTTTACGCCTGGGGAGCCAACTCGTATGGGCAGTTGGGAACAGGCAACAAGAGTAACCAAGCTCTGCCCACCCAAATAAACACAGACAAGGAGAG GATGGTGGAGGTGGCTGCATGTCACACCAGCCACACGTCAGCTGCCAAGACCCAGAGCGGACAGGTTCTGATGTGGGGTCAGTGTCGTGGTCAGGCTGTGGCCAGCCCTCACCTCACTCACTTCAGCAGCACAGATGACGTGTTTGCCTGCTTCGCCACGCCAGCAGTCACATGGCACCTCCTCTCAGTag ATGGAGATGACTACTTGACTGTTGCCCAGTCATTGAAGAAGGAGTTTGACAGCCCAGAGATTTCAGACCTGAAGTTCTTGGTTGATGGGAAGTGTATCCATGTTCACAAAGCCCTGCTGAAAATCAG ATGTGAGCATTTTCGTGCACTGCTTAATGAAACAGATGAGGATGCCATAGAAATTCACCAGTTCTCATACCTGGTGTACCGAGCCTTTCTGGAGTACCTCTACACAGACACTATTAACCTGCCACCAGAGGATGCTATTG GTTTGCTAGACTTGGCCACCTACTACCGGGAGACAAGGCTCAAGAGGTTGTGCCAGGAAACAATCAAGAGAGGCATTTCTGAGGAGAACGCCATCACTCTCCTTTCTGCTGCTGTCAAGTATGAAGCGCGG GACCTGGAGGAGTTCTGCTTCAAGTTTTGTGTCAACCACCTAACAGCTGTCACGCAGACCCAGGCCTTTGCAGACATGGACCACGACCTGCTCAAGAACTTCATTAGTAAAGCCAGCCGCTATGGGGCCTTCAAAAACTGA
- the lpar6a gene encoding lysophosphatidic acid receptor 6a, with the protein MYNNTLLTENFTQRWAENNTSNNSTCNNDGFKYPLYSTVFSIVFVVGLITNVVAIYIFTCSLKLRNETTTYMMNLVVSDLLFVFTLPLRVFYFINRNWPFGSTLCKVSVSLFYTNMYGSILFLTCISVDRFLAIVHPFRSRALRTKRNAKIVCIAVWVLVLSGSLPTGFLLETTSREKNKNNATFCFENFSSKQWKSHLSKVVIFIETVGFIIPLLLNVGCSIMVLQTLRRPQTISHGGKLNKTKILRMIIVHLFIFCFCFIPYNVNLVFYSLVRTKTLKGCFVESVVRTIYPIALCIAVSNCCFDPIIYYFTSETIQNSIKSKRKSQLSRSYDVKFSEALQSETSSNLQCSLRNLKAKVFHNESSV; encoded by the coding sequence ATGTACAACAATACCCTCCTGACTGAAAATTTCACCCAGCGatgggctgaaaacaacacaagcaaCAACTCTACCTGTAACAACGATGGTTTCAAATACCCATTGTACAGTACGGTCTTCAGTATTGTGTTTGTGGTGGGACTGATCACCAATGTTGTGGCCATCTACATATTCACCTGCTCTCTGAAGCTGAGGAATGAGACCACAACCTACATGATGAACTTGGTAGTGTCTGACCTACTGTTTGTTTTCACGCTTCCTCTGAGGGTCTTCTACTTCATCAACCGGAACTGGCCTTTTGGAAGCACACTCTGCAAGGTCTCCGTCTCACTGTTCTACACCAACATGTATGGCAGCATACTCTTTCTCACCTGCATCAGCGTCGATCGCTTTCTAGCAATTGTGCACCCTTTTCGCTCAAGGGCGCTTAGGACCAAGCGCAACGCTAAGATAGTGTGCATTGCTGTTTGGGTGTTGGTGCTGTCAGGGAGTCTCCCGACAGGGTTCTTATTGGAGACCACCTCccgagagaaaaacaagaataacGCCACTTTCTGCTTTGAGAACTTCTCTTCCAAACAGTGGAAATCTCATCTGTCTAAAGTGGTAATCTTCATAGAGACAGTGGGCTTCATTATCCCACTTCTACTCAACGTTGGTTGCTCCATCATGGTGCTGCAGACCCTGCGTCGCCCCCAAACCATCAGTCATGGAGGGAAGctgaacaaaacaaagattCTGCGCATGATAATTGTGCacctctttattttttgtttttgcttcatcCCTTACAATGTAAACTTGGTTTTCTACTCTCTGGTCCgcaccaaaacattaaaaggatGCTTTGTGGAGTCAGTGGTCCGGACGATCTACCCAATAGCCCTCTGCATTGCTGTGTCCAACTGCTGCTTTGATCCcattatttactattttacCTCAGAGACCATCCAGAACTCAATCAAGAGCAAGAGAAAGTCCCAGCTGAGCCGCTCGTATGATGTCAAGTTCTCCGAGGCCCTGCAGTCAGAGACCAGCTCCAACCTGCAGTGCAGCCTGAGGAACCTCAAAGCTAAAGTCTTCCACAATGAGTCTTCAGTGTGA